A window from Saprospiraceae bacterium encodes these proteins:
- a CDS encoding tetratricopeptide repeat protein, giving the protein MTNILKILFLVFVSLLYSNEGFAQQKYRLAVEYYNSGEYEKAAQIYESLYKENPKNKSYFNWYIQCLIDLRSYEKATQIIQNEIKNSPSDVSLFVAYGNLLERQGQHEKAKTEYRKAIDKLDPDPGNIANLASSFTNLAKYDLAIETYLKGEKISNVQNLYVYNLADLYRRQGDVKNMIKYYLITAEKEPSSINIQTSLQRFLSVADYDELQKQLYQKIQEKTTIPHYGELLQWTFTQKKEYDKALRQARALDRQFEENGNRVFNLADVAFKDKDYNTAIEAYQYIVNTHGRNTSYYLDSKRGLLNSKKAKVTESFNYSKEDLLALKAEYNSFLEEMGRNTQTAPLMQEFAEFEALYVNELDTAIMILEEMKEFGGLSPEAIARAKLSLGDYYLMSGDRWEASLLFSQVDKDFKEGQVGENARYRNAKLSYYAGDFEWAQEQFNILKGATSKLISNDAIDMSVFILDNLGMDTTEVTLQMFAQADLLAFQNKYTEALQKLDSIIIIFPDHSLEDDILYTKAQIFRKLRKTDDMITMYQTIIDKFPDDIRADNALFELAEIYETKLKEPEKAKPLYEKIFVDYSGSTFAAEARQRFRILRGDEL; this is encoded by the coding sequence ATGACAAATATACTTAAGATACTTTTTTTGGTTTTCGTATCACTTTTGTATTCTAATGAAGGTTTTGCTCAGCAAAAGTACAGACTGGCTGTAGAATATTACAACTCCGGTGAATATGAGAAAGCAGCTCAGATATACGAATCATTGTACAAGGAAAATCCCAAAAATAAGTCCTATTTCAATTGGTATATTCAGTGTCTTATCGATCTGCGGTCATATGAAAAAGCAACACAGATCATACAAAATGAAATAAAAAACTCACCTTCTGATGTGTCTCTGTTTGTTGCATATGGCAATCTTCTCGAAAGGCAAGGCCAGCATGAAAAAGCCAAAACAGAATATCGCAAAGCCATCGACAAACTTGATCCCGATCCGGGAAATATTGCAAACCTGGCATCATCATTTACCAACCTGGCCAAATATGATCTTGCGATTGAAACATATCTGAAAGGTGAAAAAATCTCCAATGTCCAAAATCTGTACGTCTACAATCTTGCAGATCTCTACCGAAGACAAGGAGATGTAAAAAACATGATCAAGTACTACCTTATTACCGCAGAAAAAGAACCATCCAGTATCAATATTCAGACGAGTCTGCAGAGATTTTTGTCCGTTGCTGATTATGATGAATTGCAAAAGCAGTTATATCAAAAAATACAGGAAAAAACGACTATACCTCATTATGGAGAGCTACTCCAGTGGACTTTCACTCAAAAGAAAGAATACGATAAAGCACTGCGACAAGCAAGAGCTTTGGACAGACAGTTTGAAGAAAATGGAAATCGAGTTTTTAATCTTGCCGATGTAGCATTCAAAGATAAAGATTACAATACCGCCATCGAAGCCTACCAATATATTGTAAATACTCATGGCAGGAATACGAGCTATTACCTTGACTCCAAACGAGGATTGTTAAATAGTAAAAAAGCTAAAGTGACAGAATCCTTCAATTATTCGAAGGAAGATCTGTTGGCTCTGAAAGCCGAATACAACTCATTTCTCGAAGAAATGGGAAGAAACACGCAGACCGCACCACTCATGCAGGAGTTTGCTGAATTTGAAGCACTTTATGTCAATGAGCTCGATACCGCCATCATGATTCTGGAAGAAATGAAGGAGTTTGGGGGCTTGTCGCCCGAAGCCATAGCCCGAGCTAAACTATCCTTGGGTGATTATTATCTGATGAGTGGAGACAGATGGGAAGCAAGTCTCCTATTCAGTCAGGTAGACAAAGACTTTAAAGAAGGCCAGGTGGGAGAAAATGCGAGATATAGAAATGCCAAACTATCATACTATGCCGGAGATTTTGAATGGGCACAGGAACAGTTTAATATCCTGAAAGGCGCCACTTCCAAACTCATATCCAATGACGCCATCGACATGTCCGTCTTTATCCTGGATAATCTGGGTATGGATACTACTGAAGTTACACTGCAGATGTTTGCACAGGCCGATCTTCTGGCTTTTCAGAACAAATATACAGAAGCACTTCAAAAGCTCGACTCTATCATCATCATTTTTCCGGACCACAGCCTCGAAGATGATATCCTGTACACCAAAGCGCAGATATTCAGAAAGTTGCGAAAAACTGACGATATGATCACGATGTATCAAACCATTATTGATAAATTTCCGGATGATATCAGAGCTGATAATGCACTATTTGAGCTGGCAGAGATATATGAAACAAAACTGAAAGAACCGGAAAAGGCAAAACCACTTTATGAAAAAATATTTGTGGACTATAGTGGCAGCACATTTGCCGCAGAAGCCCGTCAAAGATTCAGAATATTGAGAGGTGACGAGCTTTGA
- a CDS encoding DUF4286 family protein, which produces MKILYNITIKIETASQPEWLEWMKNVHIPEVMATGCFESYRLTRILGDDDEHGIGYAVQYIAPDMLAFENYQQRYANDLQKAHAERYINKYVAFRTLMQIEAENYIFG; this is translated from the coding sequence ATGAAAATACTATACAATATCACTATAAAAATAGAAACGGCCAGTCAACCGGAATGGTTGGAGTGGATGAAAAATGTTCATATCCCTGAGGTGATGGCTACAGGATGTTTTGAGTCATATAGGCTCACACGTATATTGGGAGATGATGATGAGCATGGTATCGGATATGCTGTCCAATACATAGCACCTGATATGCTTGCCTTTGAAAACTATCAGCAACGATATGCAAATGATCTGCAGAAAGCACATGCTGAAAGATACATTAATAAATACGTGGCTTTCAGAACACTCATGCAAATCGAAGCTGAAAACTACATTTTTGGCTGA
- a CDS encoding HAMP domain-containing histidine kinase, with the protein MKLRENEEKNINLYIKALTELATTNNFGDDVTLASEVQASFPLPVISEDETGLLEGMNFDDDENQNQKFLNKKKEEFLASDKQPLNGPGGYAKYIYYFNSPLLDYIRLFPLVQGLLVSLYIALGYFLFSSSRRAEQNRVWAGMAKETAHQLGTPISAIIGWIEYLRDHFKDDPGQLDVVNELNKDVERLELVADRFSKIGSEPVLQQANIYEELEEVKEYLQRRSPRKVVFEFFRPESDIFAMINKHLFAWVIENLVRNSLDAMDGKGRIWCKIYKQNNYVYIELSDTGHGIPSGKFKSIFNPGYSTKKRGWGLGLSLAKRIVEEYHKGKIFVKSSKPNEETSFCIVLPLTVAFHQPKM; encoded by the coding sequence ATGAAACTGAGAGAAAATGAAGAAAAAAATATAAACCTCTATATCAAAGCCTTAACAGAGCTTGCCACTACCAACAATTTCGGTGATGATGTGACTCTGGCATCAGAAGTACAGGCATCATTCCCATTGCCAGTGATTTCTGAGGATGAAACCGGATTGTTGGAAGGCATGAATTTCGATGATGATGAAAATCAAAATCAAAAGTTCCTAAATAAAAAAAAGGAGGAATTTTTAGCTTCTGACAAACAGCCTTTAAATGGTCCTGGTGGATACGCCAAATATATTTACTATTTCAATTCTCCTTTGCTCGATTATATCAGGTTATTTCCTCTGGTACAAGGTCTATTGGTGAGTTTATATATCGCTCTGGGTTATTTTTTATTCAGTTCATCCAGGAGAGCTGAGCAAAACAGGGTGTGGGCTGGTATGGCCAAAGAGACAGCACATCAGCTCGGCACACCGATCAGTGCCATCATCGGATGGATAGAGTATCTGCGTGACCACTTCAAAGATGATCCGGGCCAGCTTGATGTGGTCAATGAACTTAATAAAGATGTAGAAAGGCTTGAACTTGTAGCTGACAGATTTTCAAAAATTGGCTCAGAACCAGTACTTCAGCAAGCAAATATTTATGAGGAGCTGGAAGAAGTAAAGGAATATTTGCAAAGAAGATCGCCAAGAAAAGTAGTGTTTGAGTTTTTTCGCCCCGAAAGTGATATTTTTGCTATGATTAATAAGCATCTATTTGCATGGGTGATAGAAAACCTTGTAAGAAACTCTCTGGATGCCATGGATGGTAAAGGCCGCATATGGTGCAAGATCTATAAACAGAACAACTATGTATATATAGAACTGAGTGACACGGGACATGGCATACCCTCGGGAAAATTTAAATCCATATTTAATCCCGGCTATTCTACAAAAAAGCGGGGATGGGGATTAGGTCTCTCACTTGCTAAAAGAATTGTAGAAGAATATCACAAGGGAAAGATTTTTGTTAAGTCATCAAAACCCAATGAAGAAACTAGTTTTTGCATCGTTTTACCACTGACTGTAGCCTTTCATCAGCCAAAAATGTAG
- a CDS encoding Fic family protein gives MAKFKILNDVLLNDYCKEVGATYLKHYELLQESELSISTFSFYTSVSAVFSSKIEGEPIELDSYIKHKRFGIKFLPDYTRKIDDLYDAYQFAKYHTCTKKNIEEAHRIITTHILPKKKQGKVRTSNMFVITGDGRIEYAAVSPFKVDAELDKFYTDLEYLLNADLNVQEIFYYASLLHLVFVKIHPFDDGNGRTSRLIEKWFLAEKLGEKAWLIQSEKNYYNKHQIYYKNIRLLGLEYELLDYSKSMSFLLMLPQSLSSDE, from the coding sequence ATGGCCAAGTTCAAAATCTTAAACGATGTATTATTAAATGATTATTGTAAAGAAGTGGGAGCAACTTATCTGAAGCATTACGAATTACTTCAGGAAAGTGAACTAAGTATTAGCACGTTTAGTTTTTATACATCGGTATCAGCTGTGTTTTCGTCCAAAATTGAGGGCGAACCAATTGAATTGGACAGCTATATAAAACATAAGAGATTTGGAATTAAGTTTCTGCCGGACTACACCAGAAAAATAGATGACTTATACGATGCTTATCAATTTGCAAAATACCATACGTGTACTAAAAAAAACATAGAGGAAGCACATAGAATAATTACAACTCATATTTTACCTAAAAAAAAACAAGGAAAAGTGCGAACAAGTAATATGTTTGTGATTACCGGCGATGGAAGAATTGAATATGCAGCAGTTTCCCCATTTAAGGTTGATGCAGAACTGGACAAGTTTTATACTGATTTGGAGTATCTTCTTAATGCTGATTTAAATGTTCAGGAGATATTTTATTATGCTTCATTACTGCATTTGGTTTTTGTCAAAATTCATCCATTCGATGACGGAAACGGCAGAACTTCAAGATTAATTGAAAAATGGTTTCTTGCAGAGAAACTTGGTGAAAAAGCCTGGCTCATTCAATCAGAAAAAAATTATTATAACAAACATCAAATATATTACAAGAATATTCGATTATTGGGTTTGGAATATGAACTACTGGATTATTCTAAATCAATGTCCTTTTTGCTGATGTTGCCTCAATCATTATCATCAGATGAGTAA
- a CDS encoding outer membrane beta-barrel protein, with translation MSQKSNILLVAFLCMSTFAYSQSDAQVKLDNMKYYLSVIKEYSQSMRYYADSIKIVQLLDQMDEITLSLEDEVNKIVVPEVIDQSTDTNQETPEKDPEVSNEEKTNTEMNPTPKFEDYEKESSGSALSKMLPFKNKFNTSIKFQFGINSLIKSKNPAQGILSPEIATGGSWYWDIALVRKARLGGKESKFALNYGIGYLKNTYKIENDLRLVTNSQNKPEFIAIPEVKDHPVINTGHINIPLSLTIAVSKKVKFDAGGYLGYRVTSSQKISLKINNELINEHRRSAYNFNNWVYGTHFAVDVSGFDLIFRYNMSKLFKDSSTHDMNTWMIGTSFSLF, from the coding sequence ATGAGTCAGAAATCAAACATTTTATTGGTTGCATTTTTATGTATGTCAACATTTGCTTACAGCCAGAGTGATGCACAGGTCAAACTGGACAATATGAAATATTACCTTTCTGTGATCAAGGAGTACTCTCAATCAATGAGATATTATGCTGATTCGATCAAGATAGTACAACTACTTGATCAGATGGATGAGATTACTTTATCTTTGGAAGATGAAGTGAATAAGATAGTGGTTCCGGAGGTCATAGACCAGTCCACTGACACCAATCAAGAGACGCCGGAAAAAGACCCTGAAGTCTCCAATGAAGAAAAAACTAATACTGAAATGAATCCAACTCCCAAATTTGAAGATTATGAAAAAGAAAGTAGCGGTTCCGCACTTTCAAAAATGCTGCCTTTTAAAAATAAATTTAACACAAGCATAAAGTTTCAATTTGGGATCAATTCTCTCATAAAATCTAAAAACCCTGCTCAGGGTATCCTTTCTCCCGAGATTGCTACAGGAGGATCATGGTATTGGGATATTGCCTTGGTGAGAAAAGCGAGATTAGGAGGTAAAGAATCAAAATTTGCGCTGAATTATGGAATAGGTTATTTAAAAAACACCTATAAAATTGAAAATGATCTTCGTTTGGTAACAAATAGTCAGAACAAACCTGAGTTTATTGCGATTCCTGAAGTTAAAGATCATCCTGTCATAAATACAGGACATATCAATATTCCGCTATCATTGACCATCGCGGTGAGCAAAAAAGTCAAATTTGATGCCGGAGGTTATTTGGGTTATAGAGTAACTTCATCTCAGAAAATCTCACTAAAAATAAATAATGAGTTAATTAACGAACACCGAAGATCTGCCTATAATTTCAATAATTGGGTGTACGGCACTCATTTTGCAGTGGATGTATCAGGTTTTGATCTGATATTCAGATACAACATGTCAAAACTATTTAAAGATAGTTCGACACATGATATGAATACCTGGATGATTGGAACATCATTCAGCTTGTTTTAG
- a CDS encoding DUF805 domain-containing protein — protein MFRNPFSIEGRIRRTEYGLTILIIYSSYMFASLLIGFTPLGAFIIHILLFWFKLAQGTKRCHDRGNSGWFQFIPFYGLWMLFGDSDYGINKYGPNPKGVGNIVRNTKW, from the coding sequence ATGTTTAGAAATCCATTTTCAATTGAAGGTCGCATCAGAAGAACTGAATATGGTCTTACAATATTAATAATATATTCTTCTTATATGTTTGCTAGCCTTTTAATTGGCTTTACTCCTTTAGGAGCATTCATAATACACATTCTATTATTTTGGTTTAAATTAGCACAAGGAACCAAAAGATGTCACGATAGGGGAAACAGTGGCTGGTTTCAATTCATCCCATTTTATGGTTTATGGATGCTCTTTGGAGATAGTGACTATGGTATTAATAAATATGGACCCAATCCAAAAGGAGTAGGAAATATTGTGCGAAACACAAAGTGGTAA
- a CDS encoding threonylcarbamoyl-AMP synthase — translation MYENAFIGHNIDIAASLLKKGEAVAIPTETVYGLAANALDTRAVARIYHIKQRPSFDPLIIHLYDFSRVYEYVEEVPEPLRKLAERFTPGPITFLLKKKDIIPDLVTSGSAYVAVRIPAHPVTRELLSKLDFPLAAPSANPFGYISPTTAQHVADQLGSKVYYILDGGPCEVGVESTIVGMDDKGGVEILRKGGLSVENIEDCVGQVHVRDISTSNPEAPGMLISHYAPKVPLILGDLNKLTIGAHQEKTGVITLRNFLPHITTKHQVVLSPSGNYMDAARNLFAGMRYLDNCDLDVIYAELLPETDLGVAINDRLRRAASKHM, via the coding sequence ATGTATGAAAATGCTTTTATAGGACATAATATAGATATTGCCGCTTCATTGCTTAAAAAAGGAGAAGCGGTGGCCATCCCTACTGAGACAGTATATGGACTGGCTGCCAATGCGCTCGACACAAGGGCCGTAGCCAGGATTTACCATATCAAACAAAGGCCTTCGTTTGATCCATTGATCATTCATCTGTATGATTTCAGTAGGGTATATGAATATGTCGAAGAAGTTCCGGAACCATTGAGAAAACTTGCTGAGAGATTTACTCCGGGTCCCATCACTTTTCTGTTGAAGAAAAAAGATATCATTCCCGATCTGGTGACATCAGGATCAGCTTATGTTGCTGTAAGGATACCCGCTCATCCTGTTACCCGAGAATTGCTTTCAAAACTTGATTTTCCTTTAGCAGCACCAAGTGCTAATCCTTTTGGGTATATCAGCCCGACTACTGCACAACATGTAGCCGACCAGTTGGGAAGTAAAGTGTACTATATACTTGACGGCGGTCCTTGTGAAGTAGGAGTAGAAAGCACGATTGTAGGCATGGACGATAAAGGTGGCGTCGAAATACTCCGAAAAGGAGGACTATCTGTTGAAAACATCGAAGACTGTGTAGGGCAAGTCCATGTAAGGGATATTTCTACATCAAATCCTGAAGCTCCCGGTATGCTGATAAGCCACTATGCGCCCAAAGTGCCACTGATCCTGGGAGATTTAAATAAGCTTACTATTGGAGCTCATCAAGAAAAGACTGGTGTGATCACATTAAGGAATTTTCTTCCCCATATCACCACAAAACATCAGGTCGTACTATCACCATCGGGCAACTATATGGATGCAGCGCGCAACTTATTTGCCGGTATGCGGTATCTGGATAATTGTGATCTGGATGTGATCTATGCAGAATTGCTCCCCGAAACAGATCTTGGTGTGGCCATCAATGACAGATTGCGCAGGGCTGCAAGTAAACATATGTAG